The proteins below come from a single uncultured Carboxylicivirga sp. genomic window:
- a CDS encoding TonB-dependent receptor, which translates to MKKKPDLSLNHSDLKQIMRIMKLTVLFIFILSMNLYSKSFAQTGKISLNINSTFEEVIEQIEAKTGYHFVLKADAEILDRMVAVDYEDQDLDQVLADIFKDTGYTYEVIDQYIAVTKVKDVQQQEQPEKVTVTGKVTDASGAPLPGVTVVIQGTTEGTITDFDGNYSLGNVGIADVLEFSFIGMQKQVIALNGATDINVTLLEESVGLDEVVAIGYQVQRKADLTGAIEVVELESIENVSLSSGNPMQALQGRVPGLYIEKSGSPNAANNRILIRGVNTLGDNNPLYIIDGVPTKRPEVFQGLSAGSIVSVQVLKDASASSIYGARASNGVVIVTTKNGSDKKGEVSVQFNSNLSVQSEKSQRLNMLNAVDRGRALWQASVNDGIDPASGYGEIYNFDWNGDYSNPVLNSVTPQPYVGGDTNVPVGDTDWQDAIYQTGFVINNDLTISGGTEKSSVLMNVGYIKNTGMLKYTDYDRITARINGQTSLLDDKVKFGLNAQFVSSNETLAANDLGNAPTPGLGVTMAPTIPVYTADGEYAGPLGSGYSDRNNPLMMQYINRWDNTNRKYLFGSVYAEIQPVKNLVFRTTLGLDYSMVKDKDIEPAFTNGFIARSVNNLSIYNSDFTSVTWTNTAHYSLDWGKSKFGFLLGIEAVSDDFQDFMGYKEGFSTQTEEFFVLSAGTNNGNSFGTATGSRLFSQFGKIDFNYDERFLASVTLRRDGSSRFGADNRYGFFPAATFGWRLSEESFIKDMDIFSNLKFRAGVGRVGNQDVGDFASLGLYEPRYGAVASQVDGVSHNDFFDNYWNVGSAYDLNGQNTGNLSSGFVSVQAANPALRWETTDELNLGLDFGFANGKLIGSFDWYTRKTTDILIQPPVASALGEGQLQFLNGATKKNTGWEFALSYRKQVNDDFMYEVAGSASHFADKITDLPEAVRTAYPGNSEQTVVGHSELSIFGYVADGIFKNDAEVQAHADQVGAAPGRIRWADLNNDGVINSSDQKFLGTLLPKLEYSLRIDLNYKNYDVSIFGSGVAGKTGYDPYTFYNDFIRGRDNVGPGVFSAWTPQNPNSDVPALTLSDSNNETRTSSYLNVNASYFKLRNVQVGYTLPAGIMERLHMEKLRFYAMAENLFWIKSKEFQGPDPERTNLDLVPIPRTFSVGVNVSF; encoded by the coding sequence ATGAAAAAAAAACCGGATTTGAGTCTGAATCATTCAGATCTCAAGCAAATTATGCGAATTATGAAGCTAACAGTCTTGTTCATATTCATCTTAAGTATGAATTTATACTCAAAATCTTTCGCACAAACAGGAAAGATATCCTTAAACATTAATTCTACGTTTGAGGAGGTTATTGAGCAAATTGAAGCAAAAACAGGTTACCATTTTGTATTAAAAGCCGATGCGGAAATATTAGACAGAATGGTAGCTGTTGACTATGAAGATCAGGATCTTGATCAGGTACTTGCCGATATATTTAAAGATACAGGATATACATACGAAGTAATTGATCAGTACATTGCCGTTACTAAAGTGAAGGATGTTCAGCAGCAGGAACAGCCTGAAAAGGTTACCGTTACCGGAAAGGTTACTGATGCATCAGGAGCTCCATTACCAGGTGTAACAGTGGTTATACAAGGAACTACGGAGGGAACCATCACCGATTTTGATGGGAACTATTCTTTGGGTAATGTGGGTATAGCAGATGTGTTGGAGTTCTCGTTTATTGGTATGCAAAAACAAGTAATTGCTTTAAATGGAGCAACAGACATAAATGTTACTTTATTGGAAGAATCGGTTGGATTGGATGAGGTGGTAGCCATTGGTTATCAGGTTCAGCGTAAGGCCGATTTAACCGGAGCCATTGAGGTAGTTGAATTAGAATCGATAGAAAATGTTAGTTTAAGTTCAGGTAACCCCATGCAGGCTTTACAAGGTCGTGTTCCTGGATTATATATCGAAAAAAGTGGTTCTCCTAATGCCGCCAATAATCGTATCTTAATTAGGGGTGTAAATACTTTGGGAGACAACAATCCTCTATACATTATTGATGGAGTACCAACCAAACGTCCGGAAGTATTTCAAGGCTTAAGTGCCGGATCTATTGTATCGGTTCAGGTACTGAAAGATGCTTCAGCATCCTCTATTTACGGAGCACGGGCTTCAAACGGAGTAGTGATAGTTACAACTAAAAACGGATCAGACAAGAAAGGAGAGGTTAGTGTACAGTTTAACTCTAATCTATCAGTTCAAAGCGAGAAATCACAGCGTTTAAATATGCTTAATGCAGTAGACCGAGGACGTGCTTTGTGGCAGGCTTCAGTTAATGATGGTATTGATCCAGCCAGTGGGTACGGGGAAATATACAACTTTGACTGGAATGGTGATTATAGTAATCCTGTATTAAACAGTGTTACTCCGCAGCCATATGTAGGAGGTGATACTAATGTTCCGGTAGGTGATACTGACTGGCAGGATGCAATCTATCAAACCGGTTTTGTGATTAATAATGATCTTACCATTTCAGGAGGTACAGAAAAATCATCGGTACTAATGAATGTAGGTTATATCAAAAACACTGGAATGTTAAAGTATACCGATTACGACCGTATCACAGCCAGAATTAACGGACAAACTAGTTTGTTGGATGATAAGGTTAAGTTTGGATTAAATGCTCAATTTGTATCTTCCAATGAAACATTGGCAGCAAATGATTTAGGTAATGCACCAACTCCCGGATTAGGTGTTACCATGGCACCAACCATACCTGTTTACACAGCAGATGGTGAATATGCCGGGCCACTGGGATCAGGATATTCAGATAGAAATAATCCGTTAATGATGCAATACATTAACCGCTGGGATAATACCAATCGTAAGTATTTGTTTGGAAGTGTATATGCTGAAATACAACCTGTAAAGAATTTGGTTTTTAGAACAACCTTAGGGCTTGATTATTCAATGGTGAAGGATAAGGATATTGAACCAGCTTTTACCAACGGTTTTATTGCCAGATCGGTTAATAACCTGAGTATTTACAATAGTGATTTTACCAGTGTAACATGGACAAATACCGCACATTATAGTCTGGATTGGGGAAAAAGTAAATTCGGATTTTTATTGGGTATTGAAGCTGTAAGCGACGATTTCCAGGATTTTATGGGTTACAAAGAAGGTTTTTCAACGCAAACAGAGGAGTTCTTTGTATTGAGCGCCGGTACCAACAACGGAAATAGCTTTGGTACAGCAACCGGAAGTCGTTTGTTCTCTCAATTTGGTAAGATAGATTTCAATTATGATGAGCGCTTTTTGGCTTCAGTTACTTTACGTCGCGATGGTTCGTCTCGTTTTGGAGCAGATAATAGATATGGATTTTTTCCTGCTGCCACTTTCGGATGGCGTTTGAGTGAAGAATCTTTTATTAAAGACATGGATATCTTTTCTAATTTAAAATTCAGAGCGGGTGTAGGGCGCGTTGGTAACCAGGATGTAGGTGATTTTGCCAGTCTTGGATTATACGAACCTCGTTATGGAGCCGTGGCCAGCCAGGTGGATGGTGTCTCGCATAATGATTTCTTCGATAATTATTGGAATGTAGGTTCAGCCTATGACTTAAACGGACAAAATACGGGTAATCTATCTTCTGGTTTTGTGTCAGTTCAAGCCGCCAATCCTGCATTAAGATGGGAAACTACAGATGAATTGAACCTTGGATTGGACTTTGGCTTTGCAAATGGTAAGTTGATTGGATCCTTTGATTGGTATACCCGAAAAACGACTGATATATTAATTCAACCACCAGTAGCTTCAGCATTAGGCGAAGGACAACTACAGTTCTTAAACGGAGCCACCAAAAAGAATACTGGTTGGGAATTTGCTTTGAGCTATCGTAAGCAGGTAAACGACGATTTTATGTATGAAGTAGCAGGAAGTGCCAGTCATTTTGCCGATAAGATTACCGATCTGCCCGAAGCGGTAAGAACAGCTTATCCGGGTAACTCAGAGCAAACAGTGGTTGGTCATTCAGAACTTTCGATATTTGGTTATGTTGCTGATGGTATTTTTAAGAATGATGCTGAAGTGCAAGCGCATGCCGATCAGGTGGGTGCAGCACCAGGCCGTATCAGATGGGCCGATTTAAACAATGATGGTGTTATCAATTCTTCTGATCAGAAGTTTTTGGGAACCCTGCTTCCTAAATTGGAATACAGCCTTCGCATTGATTTGAACTACAAGAATTATGATGTTTCGATATTCGGATCTGGAGTAGCCGGAAAAACAGGATATGATCCTTACACCTTTTATAACGACTTTATTCGTGGTCGCGACAATGTTGGTCCTGGTGTGTTTAGTGCATGGACTCCGCAAAATCCAAATTCCGATGTTCCTGCATTGACTTTATCAGATAGTAATAACGAAACACGTACTTCCAGTTATCTGAATGTGAATGCCTCGTACTTTAAGTTACGTAATGTTCAGGTTGGATACACATTACCAGCTGGAATCATGGAACGTTTGCACATGGAAAAACTTCGTTTCTATGCAATGGCCGAGAATTTATTCTGGATTAAGAGTAAGGAATTTCAGGGACCGGATCCTGAACGTACAAATCTGGATTTAGTGCCTATTCCAAGAACTTTCTCAGTAGGTGTAAATGTTTCATTCTAA
- a CDS encoding FecR domain-containing protein gives MDHTQVIKYLSGKATEEEVKEIFKQIENSSEFKSEFIKLKKAYALTSKSSEDSHSIWNQVISRSIHRRKIQSINVIARYAAIVILFFALGMFIQKQLKWGGIDEAVYASNAVIDVPYGQMSNITLPDGTVVQLNSGSHFSYTGNFTQGERTVELTGEAFFDVARDAEHPFIVKTKTLDFVVHGTSFNIQAYDDDDRINTTLVEGSLGVVAKKGDEIVRLKPGQKISYNDVSKKYSVKEVDVDLYTSWQDGIIIFRNEKLEDIAKKLERWYNVEIIIKDQKLAKELYFGSIMKNKPIDQILEVLKRTSSLHYQIEYRSDRPTLIYWE, from the coding sequence ATGGATCATACTCAAGTCATAAAATATCTATCAGGTAAAGCTACAGAAGAAGAAGTGAAGGAGATTTTTAAACAAATCGAAAACTCTTCCGAATTCAAATCTGAGTTTATAAAACTAAAGAAAGCCTATGCTCTTACATCCAAATCATCAGAGGATAGTCATAGCATATGGAATCAGGTAATATCACGCAGTATTCATCGTAGAAAAATTCAATCAATTAATGTTATTGCCCGTTATGCAGCTATCGTTATATTGTTTTTTGCATTGGGCATGTTCATTCAAAAACAATTGAAATGGGGAGGTATTGATGAGGCGGTTTATGCGTCTAATGCAGTGATTGATGTCCCTTACGGGCAAATGTCCAATATCACTTTACCAGATGGAACGGTTGTTCAATTAAATTCGGGAAGCCACTTCTCATACACAGGTAACTTTACCCAGGGCGAGCGAACAGTTGAATTAACAGGCGAGGCTTTTTTCGATGTAGCTAGAGATGCAGAACATCCTTTTATAGTAAAGACCAAAACGCTCGATTTTGTAGTGCATGGAACCTCTTTTAATATTCAGGCTTATGATGATGACGATAGAATCAACACAACATTGGTAGAAGGAAGCCTAGGGGTTGTAGCTAAAAAGGGAGATGAGATCGTTCGTCTGAAACCGGGACAAAAAATTAGCTATAACGATGTTTCAAAGAAATATAGTGTGAAAGAGGTAGATGTTGATTTATACACATCGTGGCAAGATGGCATCATCATCTTTAGAAATGAAAAGTTGGAAGATATAGCAAAGAAATTGGAGCGATGGTACAATGTTGAGATTATTATTAAAGATCAAAAGCTGGCTAAAGAGTTGTACTTCGGATCGATCATGAAAAATAAACCTATTGATCAGATTTTGGAAGTGCTTAAAAGAACTTCCTCACTTCATTATCAAATCGAATACCGATCAGACAGACCTACTCTTATTTATTGGGAGTGA
- a CDS encoding 4a-hydroxytetrahydrobiopterin dehydratase, producing the protein MKDFIDRNCVPCKGGIPPLNEEEVKERMEQLERWKAVNNHHLQRSFEFKDFQSALVFVNQVGQVAEQENHHPEICFTWGKVDIRIWTHKIDGLHDNDFILAAKITNLF; encoded by the coding sequence ATGAAAGATTTTATCGATAGAAACTGTGTTCCTTGTAAAGGAGGAATACCCCCGCTGAATGAAGAAGAGGTTAAAGAGAGAATGGAACAGTTAGAGAGGTGGAAGGCCGTGAATAATCATCACCTTCAAAGATCTTTTGAATTTAAAGATTTTCAGTCAGCTCTGGTTTTTGTTAATCAGGTGGGACAAGTTGCCGAGCAAGAAAATCATCATCCCGAAATCTGCTTTACATGGGGCAAGGTAGATATCCGTATTTGGACTCATAAAATTGATGGTTTGCACGACAATGACTTTATTCTGGCTGCTAAGATTACTAATCTATTCTAA
- a CDS encoding PHP domain-containing protein: MIDLHAHTTISDGTLTPKELIHLAKETGLEAVAITDHDSIAGLEVAQIEANKLGVNLVNGIEFSTALGENRLVHILGLGIDPNNADFIRIYTDYRRERSDKLSVVFEKLRNMGVDIKREDAEPFVIGGYMDRQAVAKCLVQKGYTNSVKDSWVQYLDKVDYVSGELIEPQEAFEAIHVSGGKAFMAHFHLPIGLKGYSETETRERLKQLKQLGLDGMEYYYPSFTEEDQKRCAQYIHEFDFIKSGGSDFHGANRPHIKLGVGEGDFKVPDELLKNIVPIGALLKAKCKGACI; encoded by the coding sequence ATGATTGACTTACATGCGCATACGACCATTTCTGACGGAACATTAACTCCCAAAGAGCTTATTCATCTGGCTAAAGAAACAGGTTTGGAGGCAGTTGCTATAACTGATCATGATAGTATTGCTGGTTTGGAAGTAGCTCAGATAGAAGCTAATAAATTGGGGGTTAATCTGGTTAATGGTATTGAATTTAGTACCGCTTTGGGTGAAAATCGTTTGGTACATATTCTTGGTTTAGGTATTGATCCGAATAATGCTGACTTTATTAGAATTTATACAGATTATAGGCGAGAAAGATCAGACAAACTATCTGTAGTATTTGAAAAACTCCGAAACATGGGGGTTGATATTAAGCGCGAAGATGCGGAACCATTTGTGATTGGTGGATATATGGATAGGCAAGCTGTTGCCAAGTGCCTGGTTCAAAAAGGATATACAAATAGTGTTAAAGATTCGTGGGTACAATACCTCGATAAAGTAGATTACGTATCAGGCGAATTGATAGAACCTCAAGAGGCTTTTGAAGCTATACATGTTAGTGGAGGTAAGGCTTTTATGGCTCACTTTCACCTACCCATTGGGCTAAAAGGGTACTCCGAGACAGAAACCCGTGAACGTCTAAAGCAACTTAAACAATTAGGTTTGGATGGCATGGAATACTATTATCCATCTTTTACCGAGGAGGATCAAAAACGTTGCGCCCAGTATATCCATGAATTTGACTTTATAAAATCAGGTGGATCCGATTTTCATGGAGCTAACCGTCCGCATATTAAATTAGGCGTTGGAGAAGGAGACTTTAAAGTGCCGGATGAATTGCTTAAGAATATTGTTCCCATAGGAGCTTTGTTAAAAGCTAAATGTAAGGGAGCTTGCATCTAG
- a CDS encoding response regulator transcription factor, translating into MERSESNTIPVSKSIVIVDDQNLFAEGISKIISGIDHVKVIATLDSGENIADKLSILNPDVLFLDLNLPGKNGLEILKDIRFRFPKMVIAILTMYEDAYLIKKIKENRANAYLSKKASIDELRQVIFSSTDDPFFTSGNVETPDNKSFELAEDSFTIKAQITQREKEIIRLIVDGRSTEEISEMLIISYETVKSHRKNIFRKLNLNKVTELIKYAYEHQLL; encoded by the coding sequence ATGGAAAGATCCGAAAGCAATACTATACCTGTTTCCAAAAGCATTGTAATAGTTGATGACCAAAATCTATTTGCCGAAGGAATATCAAAAATAATAAGCGGAATAGATCATGTAAAAGTCATTGCAACTTTAGATTCGGGTGAAAATATTGCAGATAAACTGTCAATCTTAAATCCTGATGTTCTTTTTCTGGATTTAAACCTGCCAGGTAAAAATGGTCTGGAAATATTAAAAGATATCAGATTTCGATTTCCTAAAATGGTTATAGCCATTTTAACCATGTATGAAGATGCCTACCTGATTAAAAAAATCAAAGAAAATAGAGCCAATGCCTACCTTTCAAAAAAAGCGAGCATTGATGAATTAAGGCAGGTAATATTCTCCTCTACAGATGATCCATTTTTTACCAGTGGCAATGTTGAGACACCTGATAATAAATCTTTTGAATTGGCAGAAGATTCCTTTACCATTAAAGCTCAAATAACCCAGCGCGAGAAGGAAATTATTCGATTAATTGTTGATGGCAGAAGTACCGAGGAGATTTCTGAAATGCTTATTATTAGTTATGAAACGGTAAAGTCACATCGGAAAAACATTTTTCGTAAACTCAACCTTAATAAAGTTACCGAACTTATTAAATATGCCTATGAACATCAGCTTTTATAA
- a CDS encoding RNA polymerase sigma-70 factor, translating into MLVESEDANEFVFIQLKDGNESAFEHVFKANYDSIVGFCYQFIFDHDKAASLAQEAFINLWINRNKIESSNGIKSFLYTYAKSSCLNFIRHQKVIKRYEDQRLQQVESNINAEILNSFNFDSIEFTEMEELIYRAINELPEKSKQVFMMSRFESKKNKEIAEELQISVKSVEANITRALKQLSIKLAEFLPAVLVQLVIRYLS; encoded by the coding sequence ATGTTAGTAGAAAGTGAAGATGCAAATGAATTCGTATTCATACAATTAAAAGATGGAAACGAATCGGCCTTTGAGCATGTTTTTAAAGCTAATTATGATTCGATTGTTGGCTTTTGTTATCAATTTATTTTCGATCATGATAAGGCGGCCAGTCTGGCGCAGGAAGCTTTTATTAACCTATGGATTAATCGCAATAAGATTGAATCATCCAATGGCATAAAATCTTTTTTGTATACTTATGCCAAGTCGTCTTGCCTTAATTTTATTCGTCATCAAAAAGTAATTAAGAGATACGAAGATCAACGTTTGCAACAGGTAGAGAGTAATATTAATGCCGAAATATTAAACTCTTTTAATTTTGATTCCATTGAATTTACCGAAATGGAAGAGTTGATTTATCGTGCCATTAATGAACTACCCGAGAAGAGCAAGCAGGTTTTTATGATGAGTCGCTTTGAATCAAAGAAGAATAAGGAGATTGCTGAGGAACTTCAAATATCAGTAAAATCAGTAGAAGCGAATATCACAAGAGCCTTAAAACAATTAAGTATAAAATTGGCGGAATTCTTACCAGCTGTGTTAGTTCAATTAGTGATTCGTTACCTTTCGTAA